The following proteins come from a genomic window of Dreissena polymorpha isolate Duluth1 chromosome 1, UMN_Dpol_1.0, whole genome shotgun sequence:
- the LOC127874053 gene encoding uncharacterized protein LOC127874053 produces MATSSQSSVELGLHEVKDYICNACEDQNNVATSADFYCKQCERFYCGTCIDPHGKALAKHTTFGRVEIDKWPVSKKVVDFLQTCDVHKDHKIDQFCNLHKQLCCPQCISDQHSQCSRVTPINELTNTQPTDLQGLSVELKTVLGEIKSLHISQEASIESLQKTYKEHREVMIEQMCGNLNTYIDECDNNSVGTSGGNEQYLKEEMCRSVLSIMNEFDNITAKELNEMKDEVISIKESVTSSIHKCTSLHNDLSHFHEFVQKIGDNKELCLIASIKCKHIIQQALTLLGKSGKVFNVQSITKHNVRIPSDKVVCIMRGICVLPDGQVLVVDWNNENVKLLNQQYQVVSHWDVNAEPVDICLITPSEVAVAVNDHDSQIHEVQFITVNQEKLVPGRKFQLQHDCRGIDHHQGVLFVISSEELYKYTLNGKQVCSLYRSFEYTVDKCAVSPTGDRLYITSYWDKLHTLARDGTHLATYSDTALEWTRGLHVTPAGQVLVCGRWPNTVLQVGWEGESKLATLATLEDGVRYPRSVCYCSTTSSIIVGQGWDDTILVFRVE; encoded by the exons ATGGCAACAAGTTCTCAGTCTTCAGTTGAGCTGGGTTTGCATGAAGTGAAGGACTATATTTGTAATGCCTGTGAAGACCAGAATAATGTTGCGACAAGTGCTGATTTCTATTGTAAACAGTGTGAACGGTTTTATTGTGGAACCTGTATTGATCCACATGGTAAAGCCTTGGCTAAACATACTACATTTGGAAGGGTCGAAATAGATAAATGGCCAGTTTCAAAAAAGGTGGTGGATTTTCTACAAACTTGTGATGTTCATAAGGACCATAAAATTGACCAATTCTGCAACCTGCACAAACAGCTGTGCTGCCCTCAGTGTATATCTGATCAACACAG ccagtgcagtagaGTGACTCCAATTAATGAGCTGACCAACACTCAGCCCACAGACCTACAGGGACTGTCAGTGGAGCTCAAAACTGTTCTGGGAGAAATCAAAAGCCTTCATATCAGTCAGGAGGCCAGCATTGAGTCATTGCAGaaaacatacaaggaacatagggaagttatgatagagcaaatgtgtggcaatttaaatacttatatagatgaatgtgataataattctgtgggtacatcaggcggaaatgagcaatatttaaaagaagagatgtgtaggagtgttctctctatcatgaatgaatttgataatattactgcgaaggaacttaacgagatgaaagatgaagttatcaGCATAAAagagtcagttacaagttctattcataaatgcaccagtcttcacaatgacttgtcacatttCCATGaatttgttcagaaaattggagataataaggagctctgccttatagccagcataaaatgtaagcatataatacagcaggcattaactctgctaggaaagtcaggcaaggtgtttaatgtccagagtattactaagcacaatgtgagaataccaagtgataaaGTTGTATGTATTATGagaggcatatgtgttcttcccGATGGGCAGGTACTGGTTGTAGACTGGAATAATGAGaatgtcaagctgctgaaccagcagtaccaggtggtgagtcactgggatgtgaaTGCTGAGCCAGTTGACATTTgtttgatcacacccagtgaggttgcagtggctgtgaatgACCATGATAGCCagatacatgaggtccagtttatcactgtcaaccaggaAAAACTTGTtcctggcaggaagtttcagttacaacatgattGTAGAGGTATTGACCATCACCAAGGAGTCCTTTTTGTCATCTCTAGTGaagaactgtacaaatacacACTGAATGGCAAACAGGTCTGCAGTCTCTATAGGTCATTTGAatatacag tagacaagtgtgctgtgagtcccacaggagacaggctgtacatcaccagctaCTGGGACAAGCTTcacaccctggccagggatggcacacacCTGGCTACATACTCAGACACAGCACTAGAGTGGACacgtggtctacatgtgacccctgcaggccaggtgctggtctgtggacgcTGGCccaacactgtactacaggtgggctgggagggagagagtaagctggctacgctggctactCTGGAGGATGGAGTGAGGTACCCACGGTCAGTCTGCTACTGCAGCACCACatcctccatcattgtgggacagggGTGGGACGACaccatcctggtgttcagagtggaatag